TTGGACAACTGCAAGAATCCCTCATCAGAGATCGCGTAGTGTGTGGAATTACATCAGATGCAATGAGAGAAAGGCTGTTAAGAGAAGATGACATTACTCTCGAAAAAGTAGTTCAGCTTTGCATTGCAGCTGAGACCACAAAAGCTCAAATCAAGCAAATGCATGAGGAGGATCACAATGCTCAAGTCTCTGCACGTGAAAGTAAAGACGTAGATGCAGTGAGACATAAGCAGACATGCAAAAAAGACAGACAAAGTAAGATGAAACCGAACGACAAAGACCAAGCAAGCACATTTAATTGCAAACGATGTGGAACTAAGCATGCATCACGTCAATGCCCTGCTTATGGCAAACAGTGCAAGAACTGCGGGAAAATGAATCACTTTGCCAGAATGTGTAGATCGAGAAAAGTGCACACTGTCGCAGATGAAGCCACGGATCAGCAGGCAAGTCTGTTCATTGGggctgtaaatgcaaaaacacagacacgAACAGATGAATGGACTGTAGAAATAAAAGTTGGCCACAAACCTGTGAAATTCAAACTTGATACTGGTGCACAAGCTAATGTGGTTCCCTACAGTCTACTACGAAGAATAGGAAATAAGCAAATGCTTAGACCCACAAATGTCAGGTTGTCAACATACACCGGAGACAAAATAGCAGTTAAAGGAAAGTGCACTTGGGCAgtgaaatacaaaaagaaaagttttgttttggagTTCATTGTCGTAAAATCAGAAACCAAGCCAATTCTGGGAATTCAAACTTGTGAAGAAATGGGACTCATCAAGAGAGTGATGGCACTGAATAAAAGTGATGAAATGGACATCTTCAAAGAATTTGCTGATGTGTTTGAGGGCCTAGGTTGCCTTGAGGGAGAACACACCATTCAAATTAATGAGAGTGTGTCACCAAAAGTTCATCCACCGAGAAAAATCCCTGTCACTTTGAGAGAAAAACTCAAAGTAGAACTGGACAGAATGGAAAAAATGGAGGTGATTACAAAAATTGAAGAGCCTACCCAGTGGGTGAATCCAATCGTCATTGTGGAAAAGGCTACTGGACGACTGAGAGTCTGCCTAGATCCACGTGATCTCAATACAGCAGTCATGAGAGAGCACTACCAGTTGCCAACAGTTGAAGAGATAACGAGCCAACTGGCAAAGGCCAAATACTTCACTGTGCTGGACGCAAGCTCAGGATTTTGGCAACTTAAATTGGATGAAGCCAGCTCTCGTCTCTGTACATTCAACACACCTTTTGGTCGTTACAGATTCCTTCGCCTGCCTTTTGGAATTAATTCAGCTCCAGAAGTATTCCACAGGACGGTGAGGCAGCTGTTTGAGGGGATTGATGGCGTCGAGACATACATAGACGACCTTTTGATCTGGGGAGAGACTAAAGTACAGCATGATGACAGACTGAGGCAAGTGCTTGAGAGAGCAAGAGCAAAAAATTTCAAGCTGAACAAGGACAAATGCAAGGTAGGCCTGGAGGAAATTAAATACCTTGGCCACATCTTCTCGGCAGATGGTTTGAAACCAGATCAGAGCAAGATAGAGGCAGTAAAGAAAATGCCTACACCAGAGTGCAAAAAAGATTGTTGGGTCtaactcagaccccgctgtatccaggacttattcccatgaaagaaaaacaaggcaacagtgttcgatcgattacttgcgcaagggaggcctctcatctgtgtccagcacgaCAATGAAACCCCGATgatggcctcctctcgctgccttttattgacaaacttcaaacaatagttCACAAAACACCTCCCCTTGCAACCccctttggttacaaagacaaggcactgtatgtaaatgtatacacaagagtatgtgtgtgtgtgtgtgtgtgtaggtgtgtgtgtgtgtgtaggtgccCTCCTGCTGATCAAAGGGTCATAAACCCTAAAAGCAGGGGGAACATCCTTGGTCATAAAGAGGGTAGTCTCCCCCACACCCAATGTATGGTTTACCATAGGTAACACAGTGAAaccatacaaagggcaggaaattctaccaaacatcaaacagaccttCAAAAGGATGTTCCTGTGATAAAACACTTCAACCTCgcacccagaacctcgagaatctggggatgggaggaaagaaagaatTCCTTTCACAGAGCTAAAACAATGGACAAAtggtaaacataaaaatgacaaatgtttaACTATTCACTCTAACAAAGATGTGGAGCGATTTCTGGGTATGGTGACATACCTAGCAAAGTTCATTCCAAACATGTCACAACACACAGAGCCATTACGTGGCCTTACCAGAGATGATGTTGCATGGCAGTGGGAAGGTGAGCACCAGCACGCGTTCAACAAATTGAAAACATTTCTGACTGAAGCTCCTGTGCTCAGATACTATGATGTACAGCTTCCAGTCACACTATCTGTCGATGCTTCGAAAAGTGGACTCGGTGCTGTCTTACTGCAAGAGGGCAAGCCAGTTGCTTATGCATCACGCTCATTAACAGAGACTGAACAGCGTTATGCACAAATAGAAAAGGAGATGTTGGCGATTGTGTTTGGTGCAGAGCGTTTCCATCAGTATGTGTATGGAAGAGAAGTGAACGTGGAGTCAGATCACAAACCACTAGAAGTGATAATGAAAAAGCCGTTGAGCAGTGCTCCAGCAAGAATACAGAGACTCCTAATGAGACTGCAGAAATATCAGGTACAAGTACAGTACAAGCCAGGAAGTGAAATGTACATCGCGGACACATTATCCAGAGCATATTTGCCAGTGACCAGCTCATCTGATAATGACATAGAAGACCAGGTGCACATGGTAATTTCCAACTTGCCTGTGACAAGTGCAAAACTAGAGGAATTCAGAAAGGAA
This window of the Oreochromis niloticus isolate F11D_XX unplaced genomic scaffold, O_niloticus_UMD_NMBU tig00002136_pilon, whole genome shotgun sequence genome carries:
- the LOC109199730 gene encoding uncharacterized protein K02A2.6, whose protein sequence is MEGLKPPVGLDLLQGNLSENWRRFRQRFELYLAATGGASKPPKVQSSLFLHVAGEEAVEVYNTFTFAENGDENKLTKIMEKFEEYCNPKKNITYERYKFFTCVQGDMPISQYITELKLRAKSCEFGQLQESLIRDRVVCGITSDAMRERLLREDDITLEKVVQLCIAAETTKAQIKQMHEEDHNAQVSARESKDVDAVRHKQTCKKDRQSKMKPNDKDQASTFNCKRCGTKHASRQCPAYGKQCKNCGKMNHFARMCRSRKVHTVADEATDQQASLFIGAVNAKTQTRTDEWTVEIKVGHKPVKFKLDTGAQANVVPYSLLRRIGNKQMLRPTNVRLSTYTGDKIAVKGKCTWAVKYKKKSFVLEFIVVKSETKPILGIQTCEEMGLIKRVMALNKSDEMDIFKEFADVFEGLGCLEGEHTIQINESVSPKVHPPRKIPVTLREKLKVELDRMEKMEVITKIEEPTQWVNPIVIVEKATGRLRVCLDPRDLNTAVMREHYQLPTVEEITSQLAKAKYFTVLDASSGFWQLKLDEASSRLCTFNTPFGRYRFLRLPFGINSAPEVFHRTVRQLFEGIDGVETYIDDLLIWGETKVQHDDRLRQVLERARAKNFKLNKDKCKVGLEEIKYLGHIFSADGLKPDQSKIEAVKKMPTPECKKDVERFLGMVTYLAKFIPNMSQHTEPLRGLTRDDVAWQWEGEHQHAFNKLKTFLTEAPVLRYYDVQLPVTLSVDASKSGLGAVLLQEGKPVAYASRSLTETEQRYAQIEKEMLAIVFGAERFHQYVYGREVNVESDHKPLEVIMKKPLSSAPARIQRLLMRLQKYQVQVQYKPGSEMYIADTLSRAYLPVTSSSDNDIEDQVHMVISNLPVTSAKLEEFRKETRNDVTLMKLTETVLDGWPEARNQAATEIQAYWNYREQISVVDGVLFKGEQLIVPAALRAEMLKRIHEGHLGIESCRRRAREVLFWPGMSQSITEMVNCCDVCSTYQKRQNKEPLHPHSVPERPWQKIGVDLFTFDQQEYLLLVDYYSKFIEVEWLKSDTRSATVITHLKSQFARHGIPETVISDNGPQFSSHEFQDFAKEWEFCHNTTSPHHAQSNGMAERGVQTVKLLLKKAKAEGNDPYRSLMNLRSTPLEDIGASPAQLLMGRRIRTRLPTTSQRLQPQMVTKTVQQLLETRQQKQREYFNQGTKALQQLQVGDTVRMWQQGVWNPAKVTGLSEHPRSYVVQMPDGQTYRRNRKFLRQSRDNQNVTQQNECDKIQGQSEMDMQSKNVTPTEFPSSPPKTASGRIVSKPRRLIEE